A genomic segment from Aegilops tauschii subsp. strangulata cultivar AL8/78 chromosome 1, Aet v6.0, whole genome shotgun sequence encodes:
- the LOC109745656 gene encoding benzyl alcohol O-benzoyltransferase, whose translation MASPLPAFVVRRATPVLVVPSAPTPQEAKPLSDIDDAAVMRFYSAGVHLYRGDVSKEGQDPARVIREALAKALVPYYPLAGRLREEAGRKLVVECYAQGVLFVEADADLTADDFGDIGYPPFPCYEQFVLEDTATTNDGGAEPVVDRPLFYVQVTRLKCGGFIFGHRVCHCMVDAPGCVQFVRAIAELARGADAPSVPPAWGREMLMARQPPQPSSYPHLEFQEPAGGPEPDRMLTTPPGDKVCVHFFFGPREIAALRQRVAPLTCSRFELVAACVWQSRTAALGYAADEEVRLSLIVNIRGRTGTPLPVGFYGNAFAYSAAATTAGELCHGGLGFAVELVKKAKSAVTYEHLLSLADLMVATGRPLFAVSRTCILSDVSHAGFKSIDVGWGEAVYAGPVKIGEGPILGLSTYFLRSTNGKGEEATVVPVCLPKDAMDKFRLEVEGLTGGAPL comes from the exons ATGGCTTCGCCACTACCGGCATTCGTTGTGCGGCGAGCCACGCCGGTGCTGGTGGTGCCCTCGGCACCGACGCCGCAGGAGGCGAAGCCCCTGTCGGACATCGACGACGCAGCGGTCATGCGCTTCTACTCCGCGGGCGTCCATCTGTACCGCGGTGACGTCTCCAAAGAGGGGCAGGACCCCGCCAGGGTCATCAGGGAGGCGCTGGCAAAGGCCCTGGTCCCCTACTACCCGCTCGCCGGCCGTCTGCGTGAGGAGGCCGGGAGGAAGCTCGTCGTGGAGTGCTACGCACAGGGCGTCCTGTTCGTCGAGGCTGACGCTGACCTTACGGCGGACGACTTCGGCGACATTGGGTACCCCCCATTCCCCTGCTACGAGCAGTTCGTCTTGGAGGACACGGCCACCACCAACGACGGCGGTGCCGAGCCGGTCGTCGACCGCCCCCTCTTCTATGTTCAG GTAACGCGGCTCAAGTGTGGAGGCTTCATATTTGGGCATCGTGTGTGCCACTGCATGGTGGACGCGCCGGGCTGCGTGCAGTTCGTCAGGGCCATCGCCGAGCTGGCGCGTGGCGCCGACGCACCGTCGGTGCCACCGGCGTGGGGCAGGGAGATGCTCATGGCGCGGCAGCCCCCGCAGCCGTCGTCCTACCCGCACCTCGAGTTCCAAGAACCCGCGGGCGGGCCGGAGCCGGACCGGATGCTCACGACGCCCCCAGGCGACAAGGTGTGCGTCCACTTCTTCTTTGGGCCACGGGAGATCGCGGCGCTGCGGCAGCGGGTGGCACCGCTCACCTGCTCTCGCTTCGAGCTCGTGGCCGCCTGCGTCTGGCAAAGCCGCACGGCCGCACTTGGCTATGCAGCCGACGAGGAGGTGCGCCTGTCCCTCATTGTCAACATCCGTGGCCGCACCGGCACCCCTCTGCCGGTAGGCTTCTACGGGAACGCGTTCGCCTACTCCGCCGCAGCGACCACGGCCGGGGAACTCTGCCACGGAGGCCTCGGGTTCGCCGTGGAGCTGGTAAAGAAGGCCAAGTCAGCGGTGACGTACGAACACCTGCTGTCGTTGGCGGACCTCATGGTGGCCACGGGGCGGCCGCTGTTCGCCGTGTCACGGACATGCATTCTGTCGGACGTGAGCCATGCCGGGTTCAAGAGCATCGACGTGGGGTGGGGGGAGGCTGTGTACGCCGGGCCGGTCAAGATAGGCGAAGGCCCCATCCTCGGCTTGAGCACATATTTCCTCCGCTCCACCAACGGCAAGGGGGAAGAGGCCACCGTGGTGCCTGTCTGCCTGCCCAAGGACGCCATGGACAAGTTCCGGCTCGAGGTCGAAGGTCTCACCGGCGGCGCCCCGCTCTAG